The following are encoded in a window of Solidesulfovibrio magneticus RS-1 genomic DNA:
- a CDS encoding phosphoribosyltransferase, with translation MITLTQALMERFWEAGAVVVRDAPITLKSGRQSHVYVSLRHFVCEAANLALLSDVFGEWLEGRALPLGSVSSLLSPVLCGAFAGRFDLPLALFRADASEKGLAGQVFGGEKGAPVVLVDDVLTSGGTAVEAARAFIEQGLGQPSLFVFVDKRPQSLRGKFPMPVAAPLTLGELLGHGIEAGYLRGEAVGFAEKELAFLAD, from the coding sequence GTGATCACCCTGACCCAGGCCCTTATGGAGCGTTTCTGGGAAGCCGGCGCGGTGGTGGTGCGCGACGCCCCCATCACCCTCAAATCCGGCCGCCAGAGCCATGTCTACGTGTCCCTGCGCCATTTCGTCTGCGAAGCGGCCAATCTGGCCCTTCTTAGCGACGTGTTCGGGGAATGGCTGGAAGGCCGGGCGTTGCCCCTGGGCAGCGTGTCGAGCCTGCTCTCGCCGGTGCTGTGCGGGGCCTTTGCCGGCCGCTTCGACCTGCCGTTGGCCCTTTTTCGGGCCGATGCCTCGGAAAAGGGGTTGGCCGGCCAGGTGTTTGGCGGCGAGAAGGGCGCGCCCGTGGTCCTTGTGGACGACGTGCTGACCTCGGGCGGCACGGCCGTAGAGGCGGCCCGGGCTTTTATCGAGCAGGGCCTTGGCCAGCCGTCGTTGTTCGTTTTCGTGGACAAGCGCCCGCAAAGCCTGCGAGGAAAATTTCCCATGCCCGTGGCCGCGCCCCTGACCCTTGGCGAGCTTTTGGGCCACGGCATCGAGGCCGGGTATCTGCGCGGGGAGGCCGTGGGCTTTGCCGAGAAGGAACTGGCCTTTTTGGCGGACTAG
- a CDS encoding aldo/keto reductase, with protein sequence MQTIRLGQTGIETAAIGFGGIPIIRLGRDEAASLMRLALERGITFFDTANRYMDSEEKMGLAFEGLRDKVVIATKTGMRRAKEAMEELELSLTRLRTDYIDLYQPHQVSTPEDYETLFGPDGAMGALVKAREQGKIRHIGITSHSLDMARKLVATGLFATIQFPYNIVETEAAENLFPEARAKGMGILVMKPFAGGMIDDGEVALRFLRREKDVLVLCGCDQAEQVEQAVSVFSGEPVWTEADAAKAQAYRDELGSRFCRRCEYCQPCPQGVRITYAMMYRVVTRRLSPAKAVNFSGAVMETVRDCVDCGECATRCPYNLPIPEMLREHLAMYDAHREAAK encoded by the coding sequence ATGCAGACCATTCGCCTCGGACAGACCGGCATCGAAACAGCGGCCATCGGGTTCGGCGGCATCCCCATCATCCGCCTTGGCCGCGACGAGGCGGCCAGCCTCATGCGCCTGGCCTTGGAGCGCGGCATCACCTTTTTCGACACCGCCAACCGCTACATGGACAGCGAAGAGAAGATGGGACTGGCCTTCGAGGGCCTCCGGGACAAGGTGGTCATCGCCACCAAGACGGGAATGCGCCGAGCCAAGGAGGCCATGGAGGAGCTGGAGCTGAGCCTCACGCGCCTCCGCACCGACTATATCGACCTCTACCAACCCCATCAGGTGTCCACGCCCGAGGACTACGAGACGCTTTTCGGCCCGGACGGGGCCATGGGAGCCTTGGTCAAAGCCCGGGAGCAGGGCAAGATCCGCCACATCGGCATCACCTCCCACAGCCTGGACATGGCCCGCAAACTCGTGGCCACCGGCCTTTTCGCCACCATCCAGTTTCCCTACAACATCGTCGAGACCGAGGCCGCCGAGAACCTTTTCCCCGAAGCCCGGGCCAAGGGCATGGGCATCCTGGTCATGAAGCCCTTTGCCGGCGGCATGATCGACGACGGCGAGGTGGCCTTGCGCTTCCTGCGCCGGGAAAAAGATGTGCTCGTCCTGTGCGGCTGCGATCAGGCCGAGCAGGTGGAGCAGGCCGTGTCCGTGTTTTCGGGCGAGCCGGTCTGGACCGAGGCGGACGCGGCCAAGGCGCAGGCCTACCGGGACGAACTCGGGTCGCGCTTTTGCCGGCGCTGCGAATACTGTCAGCCCTGTCCCCAGGGCGTGCGCATCACCTACGCCATGATGTACCGGGTGGTGACCAGGCGTCTGTCGCCGGCCAAGGCGGTCAATTTCTCCGGCGCGGTCATGGAGACGGTGCGCGACTGCGTGGACTGCGGCGAATGCGCCACGCGCTGCCCCTACAACCTGCCCATCCCGGAGATGCTGCGCGAACACCTGGCCATGTACGACGCCCACCGGGAGGCGGCCAAGTGA
- the hisD gene encoding histidinol dehydrogenase, with translation MPCPRFTVTGPADFGALRALLATREEAAGDAEEKVRRILADVAERGDAALVELTRDFDCKTFDASCLRVPAADIEAGKNAVPAADLAIIEEAAANIRDFHERQKEQSWWVPSPGGTMLGQIVTPVDAAGCYVPGGRGGETPLISSLLMNAIPAAVAGVPRIVAVSPPRADGTLNPYILAAAAVCGVTEIYRLGSAWAVAALAYGTDAITPVDVVVGPGNIYVTTAKRLLIGRIGIDMIAGPSEIAILADSTANPEWLAADMLSQAEHDPMAAAVCISDDKALLDATCAELAKQVAALPRNDIAAASLSHYGALVAVPDIDVGMELINTIAPEHFELCVADPWVLVGKVRHAGAVFMGHHCPEPVGDYFAGPNHVLPTMGTARFSSALSVSTFTKKTSLIAAAPGYVAANGPKIARLARLENLEAHARSVECRLK, from the coding sequence ATGCCCTGTCCCCGCTTTACCGTCACCGGTCCGGCCGATTTCGGGGCGCTTCGCGCCCTGCTCGCCACTCGCGAGGAGGCGGCCGGCGACGCCGAGGAAAAAGTCCGCCGCATCCTGGCCGACGTGGCCGAGCGCGGCGACGCCGCCCTGGTGGAACTGACCCGCGATTTCGACTGCAAGACCTTCGACGCCTCCTGCCTGCGCGTGCCGGCCGCCGACATCGAGGCCGGCAAGAACGCCGTCCCCGCCGCCGACTTGGCCATCATTGAGGAAGCCGCGGCCAACATCCGGGACTTCCATGAGCGCCAGAAGGAACAGTCCTGGTGGGTTCCGTCCCCGGGCGGCACCATGCTCGGCCAGATCGTCACCCCGGTGGACGCCGCCGGTTGCTATGTGCCCGGCGGGCGCGGCGGCGAAACGCCCCTTATTTCGAGCCTGCTCATGAACGCCATCCCGGCCGCCGTGGCCGGCGTACCCCGTATCGTGGCCGTGTCCCCGCCCCGGGCCGACGGTACGCTCAATCCCTACATCCTGGCCGCCGCCGCCGTGTGCGGCGTCACCGAGATCTACCGTCTGGGCAGCGCCTGGGCCGTAGCCGCCCTGGCTTACGGCACCGATGCCATTACCCCGGTGGACGTGGTGGTCGGGCCGGGCAACATCTACGTCACCACGGCCAAGCGCCTGCTCATCGGCCGCATCGGCATCGACATGATCGCCGGGCCAAGTGAAATCGCCATTCTGGCCGATTCCACGGCCAACCCCGAATGGCTGGCCGCCGACATGCTGTCCCAGGCCGAGCACGATCCCATGGCCGCCGCCGTGTGCATAAGCGACGACAAGGCCCTGCTTGACGCCACTTGCGCCGAGTTGGCCAAACAAGTGGCTGCCCTGCCCAGAAACGACATCGCCGCCGCCTCCCTGTCCCACTACGGAGCGCTAGTCGCCGTGCCCGATATCGACGTCGGCATGGAACTCATAAACACCATCGCGCCCGAGCATTTCGAGCTGTGCGTGGCCGATCCCTGGGTCCTGGTCGGCAAGGTGCGCCATGCCGGCGCGGTATTTATGGGCCACCACTGCCCCGAGCCGGTCGGCGACTATTTCGCCGGCCCCAACCACGTGCTGCCGACCATGGGCACGGCCCGGTTCTCCTCGGCCCTGTCCGTGTCCACCTTCACCAAGAAAACCAGCCTCATTGCCGCCGCCCCGGGCTACGTGGCCGCCAACGGCCCCAAGATCGCCCGGCTGGCCAGACTCGAAAATCTCGAAGCCCACGCCCGCAGCGTGGAATGCCGTTTGAAATAA
- the xerD gene encoding site-specific tyrosine recombinase XerD, with amino-acid sequence MSTNDTSPASPRPAHPWVDRYIEHLIVARGLSEHSIAAYSTDIVGFLIFLNDHGAALEATTDETVLLYLMHLRSRGLASRSLARHLSALRGFFAFAADESWLSASPAALIENPKLPRLLPDVLSREEVTRLLDAPDTATPLGYRDRTMLELLYAAGLRVSELVGLTLADFDAQAGLLRVFGKGSKERVTPIHSLAMEFLSTYLSSIRGAFGPKDQHVFLNRSGKGLTRQAVWKGIKRYALAAQVSTRISPHSLRHSFATHLLDGGADLRTVQMLLGHADISATEIYTHVQAGRLLAVHRAHHPRSRDRDKS; translated from the coding sequence ATGAGCACCAACGACACCTCCCCGGCCTCTCCCCGTCCGGCCCATCCCTGGGTCGACCGTTACATTGAGCACCTGATTGTGGCCAGGGGCCTGTCGGAGCATTCCATTGCCGCTTATTCCACTGACATCGTAGGTTTTTTGATTTTTTTAAACGACCACGGCGCGGCCCTGGAAGCCACCACCGACGAGACCGTGCTCCTCTACCTTATGCACCTGCGCTCGCGCGGGCTGGCCAGCCGGTCCCTGGCCCGCCATCTCTCGGCCCTGCGTGGCTTTTTCGCCTTTGCCGCCGACGAATCCTGGCTGTCGGCCTCGCCAGCGGCGCTCATCGAAAACCCCAAGCTGCCACGTTTGCTCCCAGACGTGCTGTCCCGCGAGGAGGTCACGCGCTTGCTCGACGCTCCGGACACGGCCACGCCCCTGGGCTACCGCGACCGCACCATGCTGGAACTGCTCTACGCCGCCGGCCTTCGCGTCTCCGAACTCGTGGGCCTGACCCTGGCCGATTTTGACGCCCAGGCCGGCTTGCTGCGAGTCTTCGGCAAGGGCTCCAAGGAGCGTGTGACGCCCATCCATTCCCTGGCCATGGAGTTTCTCTCCACGTATCTCTCCAGCATTCGCGGCGCCTTTGGTCCCAAGGACCAGCACGTGTTTCTCAACCGCTCAGGCAAGGGACTGACCCGGCAGGCCGTGTGGAAGGGCATCAAGCGCTATGCCCTGGCCGCCCAGGTCTCCACCCGCATCTCGCCCCACAGCCTGCGCCATTCCTTCGCCACTCATCTGCTCGACGGAGGGGCCGACCTGCGCACCGTGCAGATGCTGCTTGGCCATGCCGACATCAGCGCCACCGAAATTTACACCCATGTCCAGGCCGGCCGCTTGTTGGCCGTCCACCGCGCCCACCATCCCCGGTCCCGTGACCGGGACAAAAGTTAA
- a CDS encoding MarR family winged helix-turn-helix transcriptional regulator has protein sequence MTDPLDTCARELLDVMPLIMQDLRRTMRSQSAPDLRVPELRSLAFLRHNPGSNLTDLAEYIGVSLPSMSKLVDTLTYRGFIERTPDAQDRRRVRLGLTEPGHAILAKAREAVKASFAAKLARLGPDDVELVTASMRLLHTLFTQPQENGATNA, from the coding sequence ATGACCGATCCACTCGACACCTGCGCCCGCGAGCTGCTCGATGTCATGCCGCTGATCATGCAGGACCTGCGGCGCACCATGCGCAGCCAGAGCGCCCCGGACCTCCGCGTGCCGGAGTTGCGCAGTCTGGCCTTTTTGCGGCACAATCCCGGTTCCAACCTCACCGATTTGGCCGAATACATCGGCGTCTCCCTGCCCTCGATGTCCAAGCTCGTCGATACCCTGACCTACCGGGGCTTTATCGAGCGCACCCCGGACGCCCAGGACCGCCGCCGGGTGCGTCTGGGCCTGACCGAGCCAGGCCATGCCATTCTGGCCAAGGCCCGGGAAGCGGTGAAGGCCTCCTTTGCCGCCAAGCTCGCCCGTCTGGGACCGGATGACGTGGAACTCGTCACCGCCAGCATGCGTCTTTTGCACACGCTGTTTACCCAGCCCCAGGAAAACGGCGCAACAAACGCCTAG
- a CDS encoding MFS transporter encodes MPTPNAKARELLLRSFRHRNFRLFFAGQFISLTGTWMQSVAVSWLVYRLTGSSLALGLTGFASHIPVFVFGLWGGCLADRGNKRRILILAQAAAMVQALTLAWLTLSGTAALWQVVGLAAFLGLVNAVEMPTRQAFVVDMVGRDDLHNAIALNSSMFNSARVLGPALAGLLVAAIGEGWCFFVNGVSYLAVIAALAAMRLPPAPPAPACPPAGGAIRQGLAYAYGDMKIRAILSALVAVSLFVSVVMVLLPVMVNAVLGQGARELGFMTASMGAGSVVAAVTLALRRESRGLSRWRAVCGLGVGLCMMAFAASRTFALSAAIASALGFCLILFFAASNTILQLRTPDAMRGRVMALYAVTLVGMAPFGSLMAGGAASLLGAPRAIALAGGLCLAGVAASLYFEAVTHKASQDGPARPTH; translated from the coding sequence ATGCCGACTCCAAACGCCAAAGCCCGGGAATTGCTGTTGCGCTCGTTTCGCCACCGCAATTTTCGGCTTTTTTTCGCCGGGCAGTTCATTTCCCTGACCGGCACCTGGATGCAGTCCGTGGCCGTGTCCTGGCTGGTCTACCGCCTGACCGGCTCCAGCCTGGCCTTGGGACTGACCGGCTTTGCCAGCCATATTCCGGTCTTTGTCTTCGGTCTTTGGGGCGGTTGCCTGGCCGACCGGGGCAACAAGCGCCGCATCCTCATCCTGGCCCAGGCCGCCGCCATGGTCCAGGCCCTGACGCTGGCCTGGCTGACCCTTTCCGGCACGGCCGCCCTGTGGCAGGTCGTCGGGCTGGCCGCCTTCCTTGGCCTGGTCAATGCCGTGGAGATGCCCACCCGCCAGGCCTTCGTGGTGGACATGGTGGGCCGCGACGACCTGCACAACGCCATTGCGCTTAATTCCTCCATGTTCAACAGCGCCCGGGTGCTGGGTCCGGCCCTGGCCGGCCTGCTCGTGGCCGCCATCGGCGAAGGCTGGTGCTTCTTTGTAAATGGCGTCAGCTACTTGGCCGTCATCGCCGCCCTGGCCGCCATGCGCTTGCCGCCGGCCCCGCCCGCGCCGGCCTGTCCGCCGGCCGGCGGAGCCATCCGCCAGGGACTGGCCTACGCTTACGGGGACATGAAGATTCGCGCCATCCTGAGCGCCCTGGTTGCGGTGAGCCTTTTCGTCTCGGTGGTCATGGTGCTGCTGCCGGTGATGGTCAACGCCGTCCTTGGCCAGGGGGCGCGGGAGCTGGGCTTCATGACCGCCTCCATGGGCGCGGGCAGCGTGGTCGCGGCCGTGACCTTGGCCCTGCGGCGCGAAAGCCGGGGCCTGTCGCGCTGGCGGGCGGTCTGCGGGCTTGGGGTGGGGCTTTGCATGATGGCCTTTGCCGCTTCCCGGACCTTTGCCCTTTCAGCTGCCATCGCGTCCGCCCTGGGGTTTTGCCTGATTCTCTTTTTCGCCGCCTCCAACACCATCCTCCAGTTGCGCACCCCGGACGCCATGCGTGGCCGGGTCATGGCGCTGTATGCCGTCACCCTGGTCGGCATGGCTCCCTTCGGGTCGCTCATGGCCGGCGGGGCGGCCAGCCTGCTCGGCGCGCCCCGGGCCATCGCCCTGGCCGGCGGGCTGTGTCTGGCGGGGGTGGCGGCCAGTTTGTATTTCGAAGCCGTGACCCATAAAGCCAGCCAGGACGGTCCAGCCAGGCCCACGCATTGA
- a CDS encoding phosphoribosylaminoimidazolesuccinocarboxamide synthase, producing MHAVTETDIKAYPLRSRGKVRDIYDLSPDSLLLVTTDRISAYDVIMPDPIPLKGVILNQITLFWMDMFKDMVPNHLIASDVADFPAPLAPHAADLAGRSVVAKKAKPLPIECIVRGFITGSGLKDYQATGSVCGHALPAGLVESQILPVPIFTPSTKADLGAHDENITLDTAKEMLGSALFAKVEATSLAMYAKARDYARERGIIIADTKFEFGLIDGELILIDEVLTPDSSRFWPAEGYAAGKSQPSYDKQYLRDWLVSIGFNKQPPAPNLPQDVIAKTQEKYLAAYELLTGKKLA from the coding sequence ATGCACGCCGTGACCGAAACCGACATCAAGGCCTATCCCCTGCGCTCGCGGGGCAAGGTGCGCGACATTTACGATCTCTCGCCGGACAGCCTGCTTTTGGTCACCACCGACCGCATCTCGGCCTACGACGTCATCATGCCCGACCCCATTCCGCTCAAGGGCGTGATCCTCAACCAGATCACGCTGTTCTGGATGGACATGTTCAAGGACATGGTCCCCAACCACCTGATCGCCTCGGACGTAGCTGATTTCCCCGCGCCGCTGGCCCCTCACGCCGCCGATCTGGCCGGCCGGTCGGTGGTGGCCAAAAAGGCCAAGCCTCTGCCCATCGAGTGCATCGTGCGCGGCTTCATCACCGGCTCGGGCCTCAAGGACTATCAGGCCACGGGTTCGGTCTGCGGCCATGCCCTGCCGGCCGGGCTGGTGGAATCCCAGATTTTGCCTGTGCCCATCTTCACCCCGTCCACCAAGGCCGATCTCGGCGCCCATGACGAAAACATCACCCTGGACACGGCCAAGGAGATGCTGGGCAGCGCGCTTTTCGCCAAGGTCGAGGCCACGAGCCTGGCCATGTACGCCAAGGCCCGGGACTACGCCCGGGAGCGCGGCATCATCATCGCCGACACCAAATTCGAATTCGGGCTTATCGATGGCGAGCTGATCCTCATCGATGAAGTGCTGACGCCCGATTCCTCGCGTTTCTGGCCGGCCGAGGGCTACGCGGCCGGAAAATCCCAGCCGAGCTACGACAAGCAGTACCTGCGCGACTGGCTCGTCTCCATAGGCTTCAACAAGCAGCCGCCGGCCCCGAATCTGCCCCAGGACGTCATCGCCAAGACCCAGGAAAAGTACCTGGCGGCCTACGAGCTGCTGACCGGAAAAAAATTGGCCTAG
- a CDS encoding SGNH/GDSL hydrolase family protein — MLLTFVCVEAGARFWLAHKYLLGNFKTTSTFAQSDAEQSGNTDPLGWETPNRTHFYYVYDEKSDIVWKSIYHFNNMGLVSRRNYDPVKKTGEYRIAIIGDSFTASVQMMEPWPDRLEDVLNADKSLKDKLGVTTFKVYNLGMYAAGFPDFVNLARIAQKLNPDMVIVNFIAADFPRCNNCTTEIDNPLKDKAKQLVSGEIPVPIDAEGKEVGYLRVSCEQPPVDFSNDTCRHSYNLSLPPEMAADPAKVRKVKQEVVRRFLRGQLLTSLYPYSIAMALGKSPSLTDLRHPEWFKGPETKKRELSQEEIILQAAGSMEAIRDMFPGKVFLGMLNPTYDDLTWQPAEDTTRALLAAAPWLSVKLMREYLPKDKSKEEMYAWFCLPHDGHMSDKGGEVYALATARVIEEVLGKP; from the coding sequence ATGCTTCTGACGTTTGTGTGCGTGGAAGCTGGTGCACGATTTTGGCTCGCGCACAAATATCTTCTCGGCAATTTCAAGACGACGTCCACATTTGCCCAAAGCGATGCCGAACAGTCCGGAAATACCGATCCTCTGGGCTGGGAGACGCCCAACAGGACACACTTCTACTACGTCTACGACGAAAAATCCGACATCGTTTGGAAGTCCATATACCATTTCAACAACATGGGGCTTGTTTCCAGGCGAAACTATGATCCGGTCAAAAAAACTGGCGAGTATCGAATCGCCATCATTGGCGATTCGTTTACGGCATCCGTGCAAATGATGGAGCCTTGGCCCGACCGGCTGGAGGACGTTCTCAACGCGGACAAATCCCTCAAGGACAAGCTCGGCGTCACCACGTTCAAAGTCTACAACCTTGGCATGTATGCGGCCGGTTTCCCCGATTTCGTGAATTTGGCCAGGATAGCCCAGAAGCTCAATCCTGATATGGTGATCGTCAACTTCATTGCCGCTGATTTTCCTCGATGCAACAATTGCACGACGGAAATCGACAATCCGCTCAAGGATAAAGCCAAGCAGTTGGTCAGCGGCGAAATCCCCGTGCCGATTGATGCCGAGGGCAAGGAAGTCGGCTACCTGCGCGTGTCCTGCGAACAGCCGCCAGTGGATTTCTCCAACGACACCTGCCGCCATTCCTATAATTTGTCCCTGCCGCCGGAGATGGCCGCCGATCCGGCCAAGGTCCGCAAAGTGAAGCAGGAAGTGGTCCGCCGGTTTCTGCGCGGCCAACTGCTGACGTCCCTCTATCCCTATTCCATCGCCATGGCCCTGGGGAAATCGCCGTCCCTGACCGATTTGCGCCATCCGGAGTGGTTCAAGGGACCGGAAACGAAAAAACGCGAGCTTTCCCAGGAGGAAATCATTCTCCAGGCGGCGGGCAGCATGGAGGCCATCCGCGACATGTTTCCCGGCAAGGTGTTTTTGGGGATGCTCAATCCGACCTATGACGATCTGACGTGGCAGCCGGCCGAAGACACGACCAGAGCGCTGCTTGCCGCTGCGCCTTGGCTCTCGGTCAAATTGATGCGGGAATATCTGCCCAAGGACAAATCCAAGGAAGAGATGTACGCATGGTTCTGCCTGCCCCATGACGGGCATATGAGCGACAAGGGCGGCGAGGTCTACGCTTTAGCCACTGCCCGGGTCATCGAGGAAGTCCTCGGCAAGCCCTAA
- a CDS encoding CBS domain-containing protein, with protein sequence MSSPQKPDLLPAPVIVTGHANADFDCLAAIIAAGKLYPGATLIFPGSQEKNLRHFFIQSATYMFNFRNFKEIDPASVQQLVLVDTRQRSRVPHIEAVFDNPGLVIHCYDHHPDTDEDVAAALSVVKNWGSTTGILMDAIMEKDLPLTPDEATILGLGIYEDTGSFTFASTTEHDLAAAAWLRARGMDVGVIADLMTRELSSEQITIMSQLIETAQTHDINGIEVVIAEATSDQYIGDFALLVHKFLDMENLRVLFAIGLMNDRVHLVARSRTPDVDVGKICSALGGGGHPYAASASIKNMTLTQVREELFGLLYAQINPQIHARQLMSKPAVSIEDNATMRRAEEIMTRYGLKALPVVAKGGRRCVGVIEHDIMDKAINHGLGDVSVSEYMMRDPAVITPDTDLYAVMEVILGRRQRLAPVAEDGKLVGVVTRTDLVNTLVKEPSRIPESLLPERKKDRNVAGLLRERLPKKLQALLKQAGELGQQTGHAVYVVGGFVRDLLLKHPNFDVDLVVEGDGVAYAAELARIYGGRYKSHPKFKTAVVILPDGQRVDVATARLEYYEYPAALPTVELSSIKMDLYRRDFTVNALALHLSPERFGDLVDFFGAQRDIKDRVLRVLHSLSFVEDPTRIVRAIRFSERFGFRIGGQTDRLIKNAVRHSFFHKLSGSRVMHELRLIFEEKTPLSCLRRMQDYKLLAAIHPLLALTPSKEAVLLEVENVINWYRLLYIEPQPQVWMLYFLGLCTGLDPEQFAIIARRLNFSKRQAAEMVALRQQIRDTAQGIFNWEYHKGPPSELYFLLEPMPLEGALYLMARNPREPLQKYVSLHLTTLRHKRVEVTGNDLKALGVEAGPRYADILRRVVGAAIDGLAVCRAEQLELARRLAKGEPVADFLARQPGGDRCQLPMESGEMEEKRPPAAGGDDPPRTPSTGGCV encoded by the coding sequence ATGAGTTCTCCCCAGAAGCCCGATCTGCTCCCTGCTCCCGTCATCGTCACCGGACACGCCAACGCCGATTTCGACTGCCTGGCCGCCATCATCGCCGCCGGCAAGCTCTATCCCGGCGCAACGCTGATCTTCCCGGGCAGCCAGGAAAAAAACCTGCGGCACTTTTTCATCCAAAGCGCCACCTACATGTTCAATTTCAGAAACTTCAAGGAGATCGACCCGGCCAGCGTCCAACAACTCGTCCTGGTCGATACCCGCCAGCGCTCCCGCGTGCCTCATATTGAGGCGGTTTTCGACAATCCGGGCCTGGTCATCCACTGCTACGACCACCATCCCGACACCGACGAGGATGTGGCCGCCGCCTTGTCCGTGGTGAAAAACTGGGGTTCCACCACCGGCATCCTCATGGACGCCATCATGGAAAAGGACCTGCCCCTGACCCCGGACGAGGCCACCATCCTGGGCCTGGGCATCTACGAGGACACTGGCTCCTTCACCTTTGCCTCCACCACCGAACACGACCTGGCCGCCGCCGCTTGGCTGCGCGCGCGCGGCATGGACGTGGGCGTCATCGCCGACCTCATGACCCGGGAGCTGTCCTCGGAACAGATCACCATCATGAGCCAGCTCATCGAGACGGCGCAAACCCACGACATCAACGGCATCGAGGTGGTCATCGCCGAGGCCACCTCCGACCAGTACATCGGCGACTTCGCCCTGCTCGTCCACAAATTCCTGGACATGGAAAACCTGCGGGTGCTTTTTGCCATCGGCCTTATGAACGACCGGGTGCACCTGGTCGCCCGTTCGCGCACCCCGGACGTGGACGTGGGCAAGATCTGCTCGGCCCTGGGCGGCGGCGGCCACCCCTACGCCGCCTCGGCCTCCATCAAGAACATGACGCTGACCCAGGTGCGCGAGGAGCTGTTCGGCCTGCTCTACGCCCAGATCAATCCGCAGATCCACGCCCGCCAGCTCATGAGCAAGCCGGCCGTGTCCATCGAGGATAACGCCACCATGCGCCGGGCCGAAGAGATCATGACCCGCTACGGCCTCAAAGCCTTGCCCGTGGTGGCCAAGGGCGGCCGGCGCTGCGTAGGGGTCATCGAGCACGACATCATGGACAAGGCCATCAACCACGGCCTGGGCGACGTTTCCGTCAGCGAGTACATGATGCGCGATCCGGCCGTCATCACCCCGGACACCGACCTATACGCCGTCATGGAAGTGATTCTCGGCCGCCGTCAGCGCCTGGCCCCGGTGGCCGAGGACGGCAAGCTCGTCGGCGTCGTCACCCGCACCGACCTGGTCAACACCCTGGTCAAGGAGCCGTCCCGCATCCCGGAATCGCTTTTGCCCGAGCGCAAAAAAGACCGCAACGTGGCTGGGCTGCTGCGCGAGCGCCTGCCCAAAAAGCTCCAGGCCCTGCTCAAGCAGGCCGGCGAACTCGGCCAGCAGACCGGCCACGCCGTCTACGTGGTCGGCGGCTTTGTCCGCGATCTGCTCCTCAAGCACCCCAACTTTGACGTGGATCTGGTGGTCGAGGGCGACGGTGTGGCCTATGCCGCCGAACTGGCCCGCATCTACGGCGGCCGTTACAAATCCCACCCCAAGTTCAAGACCGCCGTGGTCATCCTGCCCGACGGCCAGCGGGTGGACGTGGCCACCGCCCGCCTGGAATACTACGAATACCCGGCCGCCCTGCCCACGGTGGAACTGTCGTCCATCAAAATGGACCTCTACCGCCGGGATTTCACGGTCAACGCCCTGGCCCTGCACCTCTCGCCCGAACGCTTCGGCGATCTGGTCGACTTCTTCGGGGCCCAGCGCGACATCAAGGACCGGGTGCTGCGGGTGCTCCATTCCCTAAGCTTCGTCGAAGACCCCACCCGCATCGTGCGCGCCATCCGTTTCAGCGAGCGCTTCGGCTTCCGCATCGGCGGCCAGACCGACCGGCTGATCAAAAACGCCGTGCGCCACAGCTTTTTCCACAAGCTCTCTGGTTCCCGGGTCATGCACGAGCTGCGGCTCATCTTCGAGGAGAAAACGCCGCTCTCCTGCCTGCGCCGGATGCAGGACTACAAGCTCCTGGCCGCCATCCATCCGCTCCTGGCGCTGACCCCCTCCAAGGAAGCCGTGCTTCTGGAAGTGGAAAACGTCATCAACTGGTACCGCCTGCTCTACATCGAGCCCCAGCCTCAGGTCTGGATGCTCTACTTCCTGGGCCTTTGCACCGGCCTTGACCCGGAACAATTCGCCATCATCGCCCGCCGGCTCAATTTCTCCAAACGCCAGGCGGCCGAGATGGTCGCCCTGCGCCAGCAGATCCGCGACACCGCCCAGGGCATCTTCAACTGGGAATACCACAAGGGGCCACCCTCGGAGCTCTATTTCCTCCTCGAACCCATGCCCCTTGAAGGCGCGCTCTACCTCATGGCCCGCAACCCCCGCGAGCCGCTCCAGAAGTACGTGTCCCTGCACCTGACCACACTGCGCCACAAACGGGTGGAGGTCACGGGCAACGACCTCAAGGCCCTGGGCGTCGAGGCCGGGCCGCGCTACGCCGACATCCTGCGTCGGGTGGTCGGCGCGGCCATCGACGGCTTGGCCGTGTGCCGGGCCGAACAACTGGAACTGGCCCGCCGCCTGGCCAAGGGCGAACCAGTGGCCGACTTCCTCGCCCGCCAACCCGGCGGCGACCGTTGCCAGTTGCCCATGGAGAGTGGGGAGATGGAAGAGAAGAGGCCTCCGGCGGCCGGGGGGGATGATCCCCCCCGGACCCCCTCAACGGGGGGATGCGTTTAG